The following are encoded in a window of Staphylospora marina genomic DNA:
- a CDS encoding cell wall-binding repeat-containing protein: MATFSLKWLSGATAAVLSAMLLLPQWGQAAPEKIKLDDERMAASKQQALHRMKESEKHRKKLGLAPGGEKRMPRSGNVNGTNPDGTAVSKLTYSGKTSRYTVHHYQFNTTSPGVVKIRANHSSPVVDYLLIDGTSLVGDNWKIYRDGDLLPAGFYMFEIVSYSDVPVDYSFEIEGVPFDGTPDQTVPDLKIESPSVREGEMPLNQSGIRVKGTHDADEAGVYINGNGPTPLEPVFDKTIPVQYGWVTLHVAAFEQSGNYVIESYRLAMPGVKRIDGADRYEVSANISRNMYPDEFGGTVVIARGDLYTDALSGGALAGLEWAPILLTNPNSPTLPTPVLAEIDRIHPQKAILLGGPASVPETVRTQLESRGMDVERIGGANRFEVSAGIASKVMKFFDDYFPEYRPDTAIVASGLVFPDALSVSGVSGLFGLPILQVTKDTVPKEIDAWIKNRPDIRYFIIVGGPGTVSEQVEAKLASVAVSRGGMVDRISGANRYEVSVNAARYFGPWMDPSTHVIAKGTDFPDALSGGPLARNFFALMLLTSPNRLEPQVAEYLNRVESEFGVRKMGMFILGGTGSISTQVEQQLTDMLK; the protein is encoded by the coding sequence TTGGCCACATTTTCGTTGAAATGGCTGTCCGGTGCGACAGCGGCTGTTCTTTCCGCGATGTTGCTGTTGCCGCAGTGGGGGCAGGCGGCACCGGAAAAAATCAAGCTGGATGATGAGCGGATGGCCGCGAGCAAACAACAGGCGCTCCATCGGATGAAGGAGTCGGAAAAGCACCGGAAGAAGCTGGGGCTCGCCCCCGGGGGTGAAAAACGGATGCCCCGCTCCGGCAACGTGAATGGAACGAATCCCGACGGCACCGCGGTGTCCAAGCTGACGTATTCCGGCAAAACCAGCCGATATACCGTTCACCACTATCAATTCAACACCACCTCCCCGGGCGTGGTGAAAATCCGTGCCAATCATTCATCACCGGTTGTCGATTATTTGCTGATCGACGGGACCTCGTTGGTGGGAGACAACTGGAAAATATACAGGGACGGTGATCTCCTCCCCGCCGGCTTTTACATGTTCGAGATCGTGTCGTACAGCGATGTTCCCGTTGATTACTCCTTCGAGATCGAAGGCGTTCCGTTTGACGGCACTCCCGACCAAACCGTGCCCGATCTGAAAATCGAAAGTCCCTCGGTCCGGGAAGGAGAGATGCCGCTCAATCAGTCGGGCATCCGGGTGAAGGGAACCCATGACGCAGATGAAGCCGGGGTATACATCAACGGGAACGGGCCGACCCCGCTGGAACCCGTTTTTGACAAGACCATTCCCGTCCAATACGGGTGGGTCACGCTGCATGTGGCGGCGTTCGAGCAGTCCGGAAACTATGTGATTGAAAGTTATCGTCTGGCAATGCCCGGAGTGAAGCGCATTGACGGAGCCGACCGATATGAAGTGTCCGCCAACATCAGCCGGAACATGTATCCGGACGAGTTTGGCGGAACGGTGGTGATCGCGCGCGGTGACCTCTACACCGACGCCCTTTCCGGGGGAGCATTGGCCGGGCTGGAGTGGGCGCCGATCCTGCTCACCAATCCCAATTCCCCGACGCTGCCCACTCCGGTCTTGGCTGAAATTGACCGGATTCATCCCCAGAAGGCCATCCTTCTCGGCGGACCCGCTTCCGTTCCGGAAACCGTCCGCACGCAGTTGGAAAGCAGAGGCATGGACGTGGAACGGATCGGCGGAGCCAACCGTTTTGAAGTTTCAGCCGGCATCGCGTCCAAAGTGATGAAGTTCTTCGATGATTATTTCCCCGAGTATCGTCCGGATACGGCCATCGTGGCCAGCGGACTGGTGTTCCCGGATGCTCTGTCCGTCTCGGGAGTGTCGGGACTGTTCGGCCTGCCGATTCTGCAGGTGACCAAGGATACCGTTCCCAAAGAAATTGATGCATGGATCAAAAATCGTCCGGACATCCGGTACTTCATCATCGTCGGGGGACCGGGAACCGTCAGCGAGCAGGTGGAAGCCAAATTGGCAAGCGTGGCTGTTTCCCGCGGCGGGATGGTGGACCGCATTTCCGGAGCCAACCGGTATGAAGTCTCCGTCAACGCAGCCCGCTACTTCGGACCGTGGATGGATCCTTCCACCCATGTGATCGCCAAGGGAACCGATTTCCCGGATGCCTTGTCCGGAGGTCCGCTGGCGCGCAACTTCTTTGCCCTCATGCTGCTCACTTCGCCCAACCGCTTGGAACCGCAGGTGGCGGAGTACCTGAACCGTGTCGAGTCGGAATTCGGCGTCAGGAAAATGGGCATGTTTATTCTGGGTGGAACGGGTTCGATTTCCACTCAGGTGGAACAACAGTTGACAGATATGCTGAAGTGA
- a CDS encoding ATP-binding cassette domain-containing protein: MQVLVRNLTVIHQEGTPLRRVAVSDVNLSVNTGEFLAVTGVAGSGKSTLVRTVGGLIRPSAGWVQVGEIRVDARSGSLKELRRQSGVVFQFPEHQLFADTVLNEIAFGLLRRGIGREEAKERARRAMKRVGLSADLEDRSPFSLSGGQMRRVTMASVLALEPSLLILDEPTAGLDFRGRREMLELVERLCREEGRSVWMVTHDMDEAARHADRIVVLSEGRLIRDVTPAELFEDPKAAVRAGLEMPAVTRLVRDLEKAGGFRLPRGLFRPESLAEALDGRRKKGG, translated from the coding sequence ATGCAGGTGCTTGTCCGGAATCTGACCGTCATCCATCAAGAAGGAACGCCGCTTCGACGCGTGGCTGTTTCCGATGTGAATCTGTCCGTGAACACCGGAGAGTTTCTGGCCGTCACGGGCGTGGCCGGATCCGGAAAATCGACGCTGGTTCGTACCGTCGGCGGCTTGATCCGTCCGTCCGCCGGTTGGGTTCAGGTGGGAGAGATCCGGGTGGACGCCCGGTCCGGTTCCCTGAAAGAACTGAGGAGGCAGTCCGGAGTGGTTTTCCAGTTTCCGGAACACCAGTTGTTTGCGGATACCGTGCTGAACGAGATCGCGTTCGGGCTTCTCAGGCGGGGGATCGGCAGGGAGGAAGCCAAGGAGCGGGCCCGCCGGGCGATGAAACGGGTGGGGCTTTCCGCCGATCTGGAGGATCGATCTCCCTTTTCACTCAGCGGAGGGCAGATGCGGCGGGTGACCATGGCATCCGTTCTGGCGCTTGAGCCGTCCTTGCTGATCCTGGATGAACCGACGGCCGGACTCGATTTCAGGGGGCGGCGGGAAATGCTCGAACTCGTCGAGCGGTTGTGCCGGGAAGAGGGCCGTTCGGTGTGGATGGTCACCCATGACATGGATGAGGCCGCCCGGCATGCGGACCGGATCGTGGTTCTTTCGGAAGGCCGCCTGATCCGGGATGTCACGCCCGCCGAGCTCTTCGAGGATCCGAAAGCGGCGGTTCGTGCGGGCCTGGAGATGCCCGCCGTCACCCGACTGGTCCGTGATCTGGAAAAGGCGGGGGGATTCCGGCTCCCGCGGGGATTGTTTCGACCGGAATCATTGGCGGAAGCTCTGGACGGGAGGAGGAAGAAAGGCGGATGA
- the rpsI gene encoding 30S ribosomal protein S9, whose protein sequence is MAQVQFYGTGRRKESVARVRLVAGEGRIVINGRDIDHYFGLETLKAIVRQPLVLTDTLGRYDVLVNVHGGGVSGQAGAIRHGVARALLKVDPEFRPVLKKAGFLTRDPRMTERKKYGLKKARRAPQFSKR, encoded by the coding sequence TTGGCACAAGTTCAGTTTTACGGAACCGGTCGCCGCAAAGAATCGGTCGCTCGAGTTCGACTCGTTGCCGGTGAAGGCCGCATCGTGATCAACGGCCGCGACATCGATCACTATTTTGGTCTGGAAACGCTGAAAGCCATCGTTCGTCAACCGCTCGTGCTCACCGACACGCTCGGCCGTTACGATGTTCTGGTCAACGTACACGGCGGCGGCGTGAGCGGTCAGGCAGGCGCCATCCGTCACGGTGTGGCCCGTGCTCTGCTGAAAGTGGATCCGGAATTCCGTCCCGTGCTGAAAAAAGCCGGATTCCTGACCCGCGACCCGCGGATGACCGAACGGAAAAAATACGGTCTCAAAAAAGCTCGCCGCGCTCCGCAATTCTCCAAGCGCTGA
- the rplM gene encoding 50S ribosomal protein L13, giving the protein MRTTYMAKPMEVERKWYVVDAKGKTLGRLASEVAKILRGKHKPQYTPHVDTGDFVIVINAAQVELTGKKWSKKMYYRHSGYPGGLKVTPAAEMRAKHPERLIELAVKGMLPKNTLGRQQFKKLKVYAGSEHPHEAQKPEVLELRG; this is encoded by the coding sequence ATGCGTACCACCTATATGGCCAAGCCCATGGAAGTGGAACGGAAATGGTATGTGGTCGACGCCAAAGGCAAGACGCTGGGTCGTCTGGCTTCCGAAGTGGCGAAAATCCTGCGCGGCAAGCACAAGCCCCAGTACACCCCGCACGTGGACACCGGTGACTTCGTGATCGTCATCAATGCCGCTCAAGTGGAACTGACCGGCAAAAAGTGGAGCAAGAAAATGTACTATCGCCATTCCGGATATCCGGGTGGTCTGAAAGTGACCCCGGCCGCCGAAATGCGCGCAAAACATCCGGAACGCCTGATCGAACTCGCCGTGAAAGGCATGCTGCCGAAGAACACCCTCGGCCGCCAGCAATTCAAAAAACTCAAAGTCTACGCAGGTTCCGAGCATCCGCATGAGGCTCAAAAGCCGGAAGTCCTGGAACTGCGCGGTTAA
- a CDS encoding Mrp/NBP35 family ATP-binding protein: MLTNEKILDALREVKDPELNRSLVELNMIRNIQIDGKRVSLDVILTISGCPLKAKIGEDVEKAVKDLGAEQVEIRFGSMTDEERAALAEKLRRGQKAAPGAGPGPISPLLSEGSRTEFIAIASGKGGVGKSTVTVNLAVALAREGKKVGIIDADIYGFSVPDMMGIEQRPVVIDEMILPVERFGVKVMSMGFFVQDNSPVVWRGPMLGKMLRNFLSQVHWDEPDYILLDLPPGTGDVALDVHQLIPKSKEILVTTPHATASFVAARAGAMAIKTKHEILGVVENMAWYTNKHGEREYVFGRGGGEKLASELRTELLAQIPLGAPPESAEAPAVWPEDHPTGQIYARLAQTVIRKVPVTSNG, from the coding sequence ATGCTGACGAATGAGAAAATTTTGGATGCACTCCGTGAGGTGAAGGATCCCGAGCTGAACAGAAGCCTCGTCGAACTGAACATGATCCGGAACATTCAGATCGACGGCAAACGGGTCTCGCTGGATGTCATCCTCACCATTTCCGGATGCCCGCTCAAAGCCAAAATCGGGGAAGACGTGGAAAAAGCCGTGAAAGATCTCGGTGCGGAGCAAGTGGAGATCCGCTTCGGTTCCATGACCGATGAGGAAAGGGCGGCGCTCGCCGAGAAATTGCGACGGGGGCAAAAAGCCGCACCGGGCGCAGGTCCCGGTCCGATTTCCCCGCTGTTGTCGGAGGGTTCGCGGACCGAATTCATCGCGATCGCCAGCGGCAAAGGGGGCGTGGGCAAATCCACCGTCACGGTCAATCTGGCCGTTGCCCTGGCACGCGAGGGAAAAAAAGTGGGCATCATCGACGCGGACATTTACGGATTCAGCGTGCCCGACATGATGGGGATTGAACAGCGTCCGGTGGTGATCGACGAGATGATCCTGCCGGTGGAACGGTTCGGAGTCAAGGTGATGTCGATGGGTTTCTTCGTCCAGGACAATTCGCCGGTCGTCTGGCGCGGTCCGATGCTGGGAAAAATGCTTCGCAACTTTTTGAGCCAGGTGCATTGGGATGAGCCGGATTACATTCTGCTCGACCTGCCGCCGGGAACGGGAGACGTTGCCCTGGATGTGCATCAGCTCATTCCGAAGAGCAAGGAAATCCTGGTGACCACGCCGCATGCCACCGCTTCGTTTGTGGCGGCGCGTGCCGGAGCCATGGCGATCAAGACCAAGCACGAGATCCTGGGCGTTGTGGAAAACATGGCTTGGTACACCAACAAGCATGGAGAGCGTGAATATGTCTTCGGTCGCGGCGGCGGAGAAAAACTGGCTTCGGAACTGCGAACGGAACTCCTCGCACAGATTCCGCTCGGTGCACCGCCGGAATCCGCGGAAGCCCCCGCCGTTTGGCCGGAGGATCACCCGACCGGGCAGATCTACGCCCGACTGGCGCAAACGGTCATTCGAAAAGTTCCCGTCACATCGAATGGATGA
- the cwlD gene encoding N-acetylmuramoyl-L-alanine amidase CwlD — MKIRWFQQSGWKKMLLLLGAGFLIGLAALPSVWPKPSQTTWFMPLSGRVIVVDAGHGGPDGGAVSRTGLVEKTVTLNIAMYLRDYLQEAGALVIMTRESDTDLAPPDARGLRSRKAEDLMRRIRLIKEKQADALISIHLNSIPSPKWSGAQTFYNPVREENMKLASFIQAELIRNLQNTNRLPKQKGDIYLLKQSPVPTALVEVGFLSNPKESELLGQPDYQKKLAASIYAGILRYYAGNEPPPLQQP; from the coding sequence ATGAAGATCCGATGGTTTCAACAGTCCGGTTGGAAAAAGATGCTTCTCTTGTTGGGCGCGGGATTCTTGATCGGTCTGGCCGCCTTGCCGTCCGTATGGCCAAAACCGTCTCAAACGACTTGGTTCATGCCGCTGTCCGGTCGCGTGATCGTGGTTGACGCCGGACACGGAGGACCGGACGGGGGAGCCGTCAGTCGAACCGGCCTCGTGGAGAAAACGGTCACCCTGAACATTGCGATGTATCTGAGGGATTATCTGCAGGAGGCCGGCGCGCTCGTCATCATGACCCGCGAATCCGACACCGATTTGGCGCCTCCCGATGCCCGCGGACTCCGCTCCCGCAAGGCCGAAGACCTGATGAGAAGAATCCGGCTCATCAAGGAAAAACAGGCGGACGCGTTGATCAGCATTCATCTGAACTCGATTCCCTCGCCGAAGTGGTCCGGCGCCCAGACCTTTTACAATCCCGTCCGTGAGGAAAACATGAAACTGGCCTCTTTCATCCAGGCCGAACTGATCCGCAATCTTCAGAACACGAACCGGTTGCCCAAGCAAAAAGGCGACATATATCTGTTGAAGCAGTCTCCGGTGCCGACCGCGCTGGTGGAAGTGGGCTTTCTGTCCAACCCGAAGGAATCGGAGCTGCTGGGTCAGCCCGATTACCAGAAGAAACTGGCGGCTTCCATCTATGCGGGCATCCTCCGCTACTATGCGGGAAATGAGCCTCCGCCGCTCCAACAACCCTGA
- the truA gene encoding tRNA pseudouridine(38-40) synthase TruA, which translates to MKNIKLVIGYDGTDFSGFQRQPGQRTVQGTLEEALSRLTGEPVELHGSGRTDAGVHAIGQVCNFLTSRPIPAHKYREILMRMLPRDIVVRSSEEVPADFHARKSAHWKTYRYRIDTRPVPDLFLRRFRTHLPWPVDIAAMERAAAHLTGTHDFTSFCSPKTQVEDKVRTIYRFDVREEAGGIFMEVTGTGFLYNMVRILAGTVYEAGRGRLDPDRIPTILAARDRTAAGPTFPPEGLCLVKVGYSPWEESCGTDGKKSAQSLELP; encoded by the coding sequence ATGAAGAACATCAAATTGGTCATCGGTTATGACGGAACCGACTTTTCCGGCTTCCAGCGGCAACCCGGGCAGCGAACGGTGCAGGGAACGCTGGAAGAGGCGCTGTCAAGACTCACCGGAGAACCGGTGGAGCTGCACGGTTCCGGACGAACCGATGCCGGCGTCCACGCCATCGGACAGGTGTGCAATTTCCTGACAAGCAGGCCCATCCCGGCGCACAAATACCGTGAAATCCTGATGAGGATGCTCCCGCGGGACATCGTCGTCCGTTCGTCGGAGGAAGTGCCTGCGGATTTTCATGCGCGCAAAAGTGCCCACTGGAAAACATACCGGTACCGGATCGACACCAGGCCCGTTCCGGACTTGTTCCTGAGGCGGTTTCGCACCCATCTTCCCTGGCCGGTCGACATTGCCGCCATGGAAAGGGCCGCGGCTCATCTGACGGGCACGCATGACTTCACGTCCTTTTGCTCCCCGAAAACGCAGGTGGAGGACAAGGTTCGGACCATTTATCGCTTTGACGTTCGGGAGGAAGCGGGCGGCATCTTCATGGAGGTGACCGGAACCGGCTTCCTTTACAACATGGTCCGGATTTTGGCGGGAACCGTGTATGAAGCCGGAAGGGGCCGACTTGATCCCGATCGCATTCCGACCATTCTGGCCGCCAGGGACCGGACGGCGGCAGGTCCGACGTTTCCTCCGGAAGGACTCTGTCTCGTGAAGGTGGGCTATTCTCCCTGGGAAGAATCCTGCGGGACCGACGGGAAAAAATCGGCGCAAAGCCTTGAACTTCCTTGA
- the rplQ gene encoding 50S ribosomal protein L17 gives MPYSKLGRKTGARKALLRDLVTDLIINERIETTETKAKEIRSIVEKMITLGKRGDLHARRQAAAFVRSRRSTTVKDGDKVKHEQVDAVKKLFDEIAPRYQERNGGYTRILKLGPRRGDGAPMVFIELVK, from the coding sequence ATGCCGTACTCCAAACTGGGCAGAAAAACGGGTGCGCGGAAAGCCCTGCTCCGCGACCTGGTCACGGATCTGATCATCAATGAACGGATCGAAACGACCGAAACCAAAGCGAAAGAAATTCGCTCCATCGTTGAGAAAATGATCACTCTCGGCAAGCGCGGCGATCTGCATGCTCGTCGTCAGGCAGCCGCTTTTGTGCGTTCCCGCCGTTCCACGACCGTGAAAGACGGGGACAAAGTGAAGCATGAACAAGTGGATGCCGTGAAAAAACTGTTTGATGAGATTGCTCCGCGCTATCAGGAGCGCAACGGCGGTTACACCCGGATTCTGAAACTGGGACCGCGTCGCGGTGACGGTGCCCCGATGGTCTTCATTGAACTGGTGAAGTGA
- a CDS encoding energy-coupling factor transporter transmembrane component T family protein, whose translation MNTFAFGAYVPGRTVVHRLDARAKLIFTACLMMLILTLDRAVSHLFLLAFVLFAIRSCGFSWGAWFRSARPVLLFIAGASLFHLFVTSGGKVLLAAGPLEIHEAGLRQGLLTAGRLFLLTASASLLTATTSPAALTDALERLLSPLSRLGLPIHELAMMMSIALRFIPVLWEEAERIRLAQSARGADFESGFVSAVRAWVTVFVPLLVSTLRRADELSLAMEARGYRGGTGRTRWRRPRWSAQDNLLFLLFAGLWVLAWMLERMNG comes from the coding sequence ATGAACACGTTCGCGTTCGGCGCGTACGTTCCCGGACGGACGGTTGTTCACCGGCTGGATGCCCGCGCCAAGCTCATTTTCACGGCCTGCCTGATGATGTTGATCCTGACGCTGGACCGGGCCGTTTCCCACCTGTTCCTGCTCGCGTTCGTCTTGTTCGCCATCCGGTCATGCGGATTTTCCTGGGGAGCCTGGTTTCGCTCGGCGAGACCCGTATTGCTGTTCATCGCGGGAGCATCCCTGTTCCACCTGTTCGTGACCTCCGGCGGAAAGGTGCTGCTTGCCGCCGGGCCTCTCGAAATCCATGAAGCGGGATTGCGGCAAGGCTTGCTGACGGCGGGACGGTTGTTTTTGTTGACCGCTTCGGCATCCCTGCTCACGGCCACCACTTCACCCGCGGCGCTGACAGACGCGCTGGAAAGGCTCCTGTCACCTCTGTCGCGCCTTGGTTTGCCCATCCATGAACTGGCGATGATGATGTCCATTGCCCTGCGTTTCATTCCCGTTTTGTGGGAAGAAGCGGAACGGATCCGTCTGGCCCAGTCCGCGAGAGGAGCCGATTTTGAATCCGGTTTCGTCTCCGCCGTCCGGGCCTGGGTGACCGTGTTTGTCCCGCTTTTGGTCTCCACGCTTCGCCGGGCGGATGAATTGTCCTTGGCCATGGAAGCGAGGGGATACCGCGGAGGGACCGGTCGCACCAGGTGGCGCCGACCCAGGTGGTCTGCCCAAGACAACCTCCTCTTTCTGCTGTTTGCGGGACTCTGGGTACTTGCATGGATGCTGGAGCGGATGAACGGGTGA
- a CDS encoding DNA-directed RNA polymerase subunit alpha, with protein sequence MIEIEKPRIETVVISEDNRYGKFVVEPLERGYGTTLGNSLRRVLLSSLPGAAVTSIQIDGVLHEFSTIPGVVEDTTEIILNIKQLALKIHSDEEKVLEIDIEGPGEVKAGDIRADSDVEVLNPDLHIATLADDAHLHIRMKANRGRGYVSADKNKREDMPIGEIPVDSIYTPIERVNYQVENTRVGQVTNYDKLTLEVWSDGSLRPDEAVSLGAKILNEHLMLFVGLTEQGKNAEIMVEKEEDTKEKVLEMTIEELDLSVRSYNCLKRAGINTVQELIQKTEEDMMKVRNLGRKSLEEVQEKLAELGLSLRKDD encoded by the coding sequence ATGATTGAAATTGAAAAGCCGAGGATCGAAACGGTCGTTATCAGTGAAGACAACCGTTACGGCAAATTTGTGGTTGAGCCTCTGGAACGCGGATACGGCACTACCCTGGGCAACTCGCTGCGCCGTGTCCTGCTCTCTTCTTTGCCGGGCGCGGCCGTCACCTCCATCCAAATCGATGGGGTGTTGCATGAGTTCTCCACGATTCCGGGAGTCGTCGAAGACACCACGGAGATCATCTTGAACATCAAGCAACTGGCTCTCAAGATTCATTCGGATGAAGAAAAAGTTCTGGAGATCGACATCGAAGGCCCCGGAGAAGTGAAGGCGGGAGACATTCGCGCCGACAGCGACGTGGAAGTCCTGAACCCGGATCTCCATATCGCCACCCTGGCCGATGATGCGCATCTCCATATCCGCATGAAAGCGAATCGTGGACGCGGATACGTGTCCGCCGACAAGAACAAACGTGAGGACATGCCGATCGGCGAAATTCCGGTCGATTCCATCTATACCCCGATCGAGCGGGTCAATTACCAGGTGGAAAACACCCGCGTCGGTCAGGTGACCAACTATGACAAACTGACGCTGGAAGTCTGGTCCGACGGCAGTCTGAGACCGGATGAAGCGGTCAGTCTCGGTGCCAAGATCCTGAACGAGCACCTGATGCTGTTCGTCGGGTTGACGGAGCAAGGCAAAAACGCCGAAATCATGGTGGAAAAAGAAGAGGACACCAAAGAGAAAGTCCTCGAAATGACCATCGAGGAACTGGATCTGTCCGTCCGTTCCTACAACTGTCTGAAACGCGCGGGCATCAACACCGTTCAGGAACTGATTCAGAAGACCGAAGAAGACATGATGAAAGTCCGCAACCTGGGACGCAAATCCCTGGAAGAAGTTCAGGAAAAGCTGGCTGAACTGGGACTTTCGCTGCGCAAGGACGACTGA
- a CDS encoding ATP-binding cassette domain-containing protein, whose amino-acid sequence MEPLIRLSEVRFHHDPEAPDEHWAVRDVSLEIRAGEHVAIIGANGSGKSTLAKLMCGLIRPVHGEVRVAGMNSRDPDHLWEIRRRVGLVFQNPENQIVGATVEEDLAFGLENLGISREEMERRILRVLDQTGLAPYRHESPHRLSGGFKQRLAIAGIWVMNPDAIILDEASSMLDPAARRELSDLLRDRNREGAAIIRITHRAEEAFEAGRVLVMDRGRLVLDLPSDELWPQADILERWGLDVPVEILLHRQLIRKGWPLPDSVSSREELVNAICRCLSGI is encoded by the coding sequence ATGGAACCTCTCATTCGGCTGAGCGAAGTCCGGTTCCACCACGATCCGGAGGCGCCCGATGAACATTGGGCGGTGCGGGATGTGTCCCTGGAGATTCGGGCCGGGGAACACGTGGCGATCATCGGTGCGAACGGTTCGGGAAAATCGACACTGGCCAAATTGATGTGCGGTTTGATCCGGCCCGTTCACGGTGAGGTCCGGGTGGCCGGGATGAATTCCCGGGATCCGGACCACCTGTGGGAAATTCGCAGGAGGGTGGGTCTCGTGTTTCAAAACCCGGAAAACCAGATCGTCGGCGCCACGGTGGAAGAAGATCTGGCTTTCGGGCTTGAAAATCTGGGGATCTCCCGCGAAGAAATGGAGCGGCGGATTTTGCGGGTGCTGGATCAAACCGGACTCGCCCCGTACAGACATGAATCCCCGCACCGGCTGTCCGGTGGGTTCAAACAGCGGCTGGCCATTGCCGGCATATGGGTGATGAACCCGGATGCGATCATTCTGGATGAGGCTTCATCCATGCTGGATCCGGCGGCAAGACGGGAACTTTCCGATCTTCTGCGCGATCGGAACAGGGAAGGAGCGGCCATCATCCGGATCACCCACCGGGCGGAGGAAGCCTTTGAAGCCGGGCGCGTGTTGGTGATGGACCGGGGCAGGCTGGTGCTGGACCTGCCCTCCGACGAGTTGTGGCCGCAAGCCGACATCCTGGAGCGATGGGGCTTGGATGTTCCCGTGGAAATTCTCCTTCACCGGCAGCTGATCCGGAAGGGCTGGCCGCTGCCCGATTCCGTGAGCTCCAGAGAGGAACTGGTGAATGCCATATGCAGGTGCTTGTCCGGAATCTGA